CGCTCCGCGCAGGTTCTGTCATGAACGCCGATGTCGCTTCAGTCTTCTGGCGATAGGACAAGTTTCAGGGACTTCGGCGCCGCGTGCTCCATATGCTCGCGCATCAATTTGGCGGCGCGCTTGTCGTCGCCGCGCACCATCTCTGAGAAAATCTGATCGTGTTCCTTCCACACCCGCAGTGTGGTTCCCGGCACACTCAGAACCTCGCTCATCGCGCGTTGCAGGTGGCGCCAGTTCAGGTTCATTGTGTCAGCGACGATGATGTTGCCGCTCAAGTTGTAGATCAGGTTGTGAAAGTCCATATCGGCGCGCAGGGCTGATGCTTGATCGCCATTTTGAACGTGGCTTTTTCCGCGGGCAATGATCTCCCGACCAAGCGAAATCGCCTCTTTCGTCATGCGGGTTGTGGCCAGGTGGACAGCCAA
This genomic window from Rhodovulum sp. ES.010 contains:
- a CDS encoding GntR family transcriptional regulator; translation: MEALTQKKTLVEQAYDALLEAICSGDIKAGERLNQDELAERLQVSRQPVNSAIAMLKAQRFVQDTGKRGVVVAPIDQTLFDSIYQFRTAVEPLAVHLATTRMTKEAISLGREIIARGKSHVQNGDQASALRADMDFHNLIYNLSGNIIVADTMNLNWRHLQRAMSEVLSVPGTTLRVWKEHDQIFSEMVRGDDKRAAKLMREHMEHAAPKSLKLVLSPED